One genomic segment of Vibrio quintilis includes these proteins:
- a CDS encoding NAD(P)/FAD-dependent oxidoreductase — MTRIIVVGGGAGGLELVTKLGRTLGRKKRAHMTLVDKNASHLWKPLLHEVATGSLDEGVDALSYRAHAKNHHFDFQMGSLENIDRERKVIHLAELRDENDELLLPRREVEYDILVLAIGSTSNDFNTPGVRDHCIFLDSPGQAHRFRTEMNNEFLKLHAHHGQGTVDIAIVGGGATGVELSAELHNAVKELRNYGFGDLDSSKLNVNLIEAGERILPALPSRISGAAHHELTKLGVTVRTATMITKAEEDGLVTKEGEKIPAQIMVWAAGIKAPDFMKDIAGLETNRINQLVVNNKLQTTRDDDIFVIGDLAQCTQPDGSFVPPRAQAAHQMATQTFKNIVAKLNGRELKPYLYKDHGSLVSLSRFSTVGSLMGNLTKGSMMVEGRIARVVYISLYRMHQMALHGMFKTSLMLLVGRINRVLRPNLKLH; from the coding sequence GTGACTCGAATTATAGTTGTAGGCGGTGGTGCCGGCGGTTTAGAGCTCGTCACTAAACTTGGCAGAACCCTGGGAAGAAAAAAACGTGCTCACATGACGCTGGTGGATAAAAATGCCAGTCATTTATGGAAGCCTTTATTGCATGAAGTTGCTACTGGTTCACTTGATGAAGGTGTTGATGCCCTGAGTTATCGTGCGCATGCCAAAAATCATCATTTTGATTTTCAGATGGGTAGTCTGGAAAATATTGACCGGGAGCGGAAGGTTATTCACCTTGCTGAACTGAGAGATGAGAATGATGAGCTGTTACTGCCAAGAAGAGAAGTTGAATATGATATTCTGGTATTAGCCATTGGTTCTACATCGAATGACTTTAATACACCGGGAGTCAGAGATCATTGTATTTTTCTTGATAGTCCGGGACAGGCGCACCGTTTCAGAACGGAAATGAATAATGAGTTTCTGAAGCTTCATGCTCATCATGGTCAGGGAACCGTTGATATTGCGATTGTTGGTGGTGGCGCAACGGGTGTTGAGTTGTCCGCTGAGTTACACAATGCTGTGAAAGAATTGCGAAATTATGGTTTTGGGGATCTGGATTCCAGTAAGCTGAATGTCAACCTGATTGAAGCTGGTGAAAGAATTCTTCCTGCCTTGCCTTCCCGGATTTCCGGAGCAGCGCATCATGAGCTGACCAAGCTTGGCGTCACTGTCAGGACTGCAACGATGATAACGAAAGCAGAAGAAGATGGGCTGGTTACTAAAGAGGGAGAAAAAATACCGGCGCAAATTATGGTTTGGGCCGCGGGAATCAAAGCGCCTGACTTTATGAAAGATATCGCCGGGCTGGAGACCAACCGGATAAATCAGCTTGTTGTGAATAATAAACTGCAGACAACCCGCGATGATGATATATTTGTCATCGGTGATTTGGCGCAGTGTACTCAGCCTGATGGCTCTTTTGTTCCACCAAGAGCACAGGCAGCCCATCAGATGGCAACTCAGACTTTTAAAAATATTGTTGCAAAGTTAAACGGCAGGGAACTCAAGCCATATCTTTATAAAGATCATGGTTCTCTGGTCTCTTTAAGCAGGTTCTCGACTGTCGGAAGTTTGATGGGGAACCTGACGAAAGGTTCAATGATGGTTGAAGGACGTATTGCCCGTGTCGTTTATATTTCATTATACCGGATGCATCAAATGGCTTTACATGGCATGTTTAAAACGTCCCTGATGCTTCTGGTTGGCAGAATTAACCGTGTTCTGCGGCCAAATCTGAAGCTACACTAA
- the lpoB gene encoding penicillin-binding protein activator LpoB: MKKSMILVLGLAAIMSGCSSKVYYGDAQAVETKTVDFGSTDLQTIASDMVDSMMKSGSVAVITHNVRPIVFVERIKNKTSEHIDTESITDTISTKLLNSGKFRFVDMDRVEAVREQLNFQNNDQLVDKSSSIQFGKMLGAQYMLYGNLSSIVKNAGSDKDVYYKMTMRLMDLKTGLIEWADETEIRKEQTKSFLGL; this comes from the coding sequence ATGAAAAAGAGTATGATTTTAGTATTGGGGCTGGCTGCAATCATGAGCGGCTGTTCCAGTAAAGTGTATTATGGTGATGCTCAGGCTGTTGAGACGAAAACTGTTGATTTTGGCTCTACAGACTTGCAAACGATCGCTTCGGATATGGTAGATAGTATGATGAAGTCAGGATCTGTTGCGGTGATTACCCATAATGTCAGACCAATTGTTTTTGTTGAAAGAATCAAGAATAAGACAAGTGAGCACATTGATACAGAGTCGATTACTGACACCATTAGTACAAAGTTACTGAACTCCGGTAAGTTTCGCTTTGTTGATATGGACAGAGTTGAAGCGGTCAGGGAGCAGCTTAATTTTCAGAATAATGATCAGTTAGTGGATAAAAGCAGCTCTATACAGTTTGGGAAAATGTTGGGAGCTCAGTATATGCTTTATGGCAATTTATCCAGTATTGTTAAAAATGCAGGCAGTGATAAAGATGTCTACTATAAAATGACAATGCGCCTGATGGATTTAAAAACAGGCCTGATTGAGTGGGCTGATGAAACTGAAATCAGAAAAGAACAGACAAAATCATTTCTTGGCCTTTAA
- a CDS encoding Card1-like endonuclease domain-containing protein, which translates to MIIHVGIIDQDPVRLVTPLLDHRNVSSHIILLGDSTQETMYHRIHAVLEQHQITSEFYEIPSGSNIISIKSAIYKLANELKHKGQHIQLNASCGLRHRLLSVYEVFRSFQWPIFVVEPDSDCLCWLYPDNFQDTQVQDRITISDYLTIFGARGEFAEQKLTPSMDTKLCKLGEYWAGNALELGPGLATLNYLATTCRKEQKLSVSLTEKQQGYKELSILISDLVNAELAFYDKGILTFANEDARRFANGEWLETLVNNVVRQIQDDMPTIQDRSLNVQVYRQLGDREVKNELDIATVVNNKLHIIECKTKGMRDDGDDTLYKLESLRDLLGGLQARAMLISFRPLRQNDVTRAQDLGLALIGPEELKTLKSHLTCWFKQAGGQENL; encoded by the coding sequence ATGATTATTCATGTTGGCATCATTGACCAGGATCCTGTTCGGCTTGTCACTCCACTACTGGATCACAGGAATGTGAGTTCGCATATTATCTTGCTTGGCGATAGTACTCAGGAAACAATGTATCACCGTATTCATGCGGTACTTGAACAACACCAGATTACAAGTGAATTTTACGAGATTCCTTCCGGAAGTAATATTATCTCGATTAAAAGTGCAATCTATAAATTAGCCAATGAGTTAAAACATAAAGGTCAACATATTCAGCTGAATGCAAGCTGTGGTTTGAGACACAGACTGTTATCTGTTTATGAAGTATTCCGCAGCTTTCAGTGGCCGATTTTTGTCGTTGAGCCAGATTCTGACTGCCTGTGCTGGCTTTATCCTGATAATTTTCAAGACACTCAGGTACAGGATCGTATTACTATTTCTGATTATCTGACAATCTTTGGTGCCAGAGGAGAGTTTGCAGAACAAAAACTAACGCCATCAATGGATACCAAACTATGCAAACTTGGAGAATACTGGGCCGGTAATGCGCTTGAGTTAGGACCGGGCCTTGCAACACTAAATTACCTTGCAACAACCTGCCGTAAAGAACAAAAGCTATCCGTTTCTTTGACTGAAAAACAGCAGGGATACAAAGAACTCAGCATACTTATCAGTGACCTGGTTAATGCTGAATTAGCCTTTTATGATAAAGGAATACTTACATTTGCCAATGAGGACGCCAGAAGATTTGCTAATGGTGAGTGGCTGGAGACATTAGTCAATAATGTTGTCAGACAAATTCAGGATGATATGCCGACCATTCAGGATCGTTCACTCAACGTCCAGGTTTACCGGCAACTGGGTGACAGAGAAGTCAAAAATGAGCTTGATATAGCAACGGTTGTAAACAACAAACTCCATATCATTGAGTGTAAAACCAAGGGAATGAGAGACGACGGAGATGACACCCTCTATAAACTGGAATCTCTCCGCGATCTTCTTGGGGGATTACAAGCCAGAGCAATGTTAATTAGTTTCAGACCTCTCAGACAAAATGATGTAACAAGAGCTCAGGATTTAGGCCTGGCGCTGATTGGCCCTGAAGAATTAAAAACTTTAAAAAGCCATTTAACATGCTGGTTCAAACAGGCAGGTGGTCAGGAAAACCTTTAA
- a CDS encoding phosphotransferase has protein sequence MARMSWQEACLLEPSLVSVSGLMKESPLIAETLIGGLTNRCWKVEFHEHVPVVWRPSTTVTKHFSVSRHQEYQILSALNKAGFLLSPKPFCISEQGLIVEWIEGAPLKQEDRNLLVGLFARVHQFPVSHLPVIPFSYIARLDHYWFRLQSLGFSTDALQLLYERWRVMPNITDIPDTLCHFDLGAHNIIETVSGFKIIDWEYAALSDPRLDLAMSFGSESKLETIVTDYCHYRGIANTDDWIEGVKQWVPRAQMLAMLWYFIAEIVWDNQIMGQEAEKIKQVLSDSDLER, from the coding sequence ATGGCACGTATGTCGTGGCAGGAAGCTTGTTTGCTTGAACCGTCATTAGTCTCTGTTTCCGGTTTGATGAAAGAGTCCCCTTTGATTGCCGAAACATTGATCGGAGGCCTGACGAATCGTTGCTGGAAGGTTGAGTTTCATGAGCACGTACCCGTTGTGTGGCGTCCTTCCACGACCGTGACGAAACATTTTTCTGTTTCCAGGCATCAGGAGTATCAGATTCTATCAGCCCTGAATAAAGCCGGTTTTCTTTTATCTCCCAAACCATTCTGTATATCTGAGCAAGGATTGATTGTTGAATGGATTGAAGGAGCACCATTAAAACAAGAGGACAGAAACCTGTTAGTCGGGTTGTTTGCCCGGGTTCATCAGTTTCCTGTCAGCCATTTACCTGTCATCCCTTTTTCATATATTGCCCGATTAGATCATTACTGGTTCCGGCTGCAGTCTTTGGGCTTTTCTACCGATGCTCTGCAGTTACTGTATGAACGCTGGCGAGTCATGCCGAATATTACGGATATTCCTGATACTTTGTGCCATTTTGACCTTGGTGCACATAACATTATTGAAACAGTTTCTGGTTTTAAAATCATTGACTGGGAATATGCCGCTTTGTCCGATCCCCGGCTTGATTTAGCGATGAGCTTCGGTTCTGAAAGTAAGCTTGAAACAATTGTGACGGACTATTGCCATTATCGGGGTATAGCGAATACAGATGATTGGATTGAAGGCGTAAAACAATGGGTCCCACGCGCACAAATGCTGGCTATGCTATGGTATTTTATAGCTGAAATAGTGTGGGATAATCAGATTATGGGGCAGGAAGCTGAAAAAATTAAGCAGGTTCTTTCGGACTCTGATTTGGAACGATAA
- a CDS encoding COG3014 family protein yields MNFFRYVSIFLMIFMVNACASFSAENLFSDYATQNSELHLMLQQGNYPDAQNILSRDPEADDILSPMEKGRIALLNHDYQQSRLFFDEGHQAILRQQQLATISLTREATNLGSLFVNDNMNDYVPADYEVGFLHLYLALSYVYDNQLQDALVELRQANQVQEQAKKLREEALAHEQEKLEEQGIQPDMGSILSGYPDAGAELQAVQNGYLFYLSALLYEAAGNLNDAYVDYRRALAVAPDNTSVIQGAVRCARKLGMKDDLSLLNKRYGNLSLVLPSGHSRVIIIQEQGVVDMLKGWQQFVPVFHESRHDGLYSLALPYYQSYHHTKVQPVYLNKQNIYGTLLADTNLMARYHLKEMLPSVIFRQILRLVAKNSLRHGLSHEDSKGVVNFVMNVWNVATEQPDTRSWLTLPGSVFSATKVVASGEQKIVVGHQAYTFNVPEQETALVWVSRQGDNAVVWHKVLGKL; encoded by the coding sequence ATGAATTTTTTTCGGTACGTTTCTATTTTTCTTATGATCTTTATGGTGAATGCTTGTGCCAGTTTTTCGGCCGAAAACCTGTTTAGTGATTATGCTACCCAAAACAGTGAACTTCACCTGATGTTGCAGCAGGGAAACTACCCGGATGCTCAGAACATCTTAAGTCGTGATCCTGAAGCAGATGATATCCTGAGCCCAATGGAAAAAGGACGAATAGCTTTACTCAATCATGATTATCAGCAAAGTCGTCTTTTTTTTGATGAAGGCCATCAAGCGATTCTGCGTCAACAACAACTTGCAACTATTTCATTGACAAGGGAAGCGACAAATCTGGGATCATTGTTTGTTAATGATAATATGAATGATTATGTTCCGGCGGATTATGAAGTCGGCTTTCTCCACCTTTATTTGGCTCTCTCGTATGTATATGACAATCAATTGCAGGATGCACTGGTAGAACTGAGGCAGGCAAATCAGGTTCAGGAGCAAGCTAAAAAATTAAGGGAAGAAGCGTTAGCGCACGAACAGGAAAAATTAGAGGAACAGGGGATTCAGCCTGATATGGGGAGCATTCTTTCCGGGTATCCTGATGCCGGAGCAGAACTGCAGGCTGTGCAAAATGGCTATTTGTTTTATCTTTCAGCATTGCTCTATGAAGCCGCCGGGAATCTGAATGATGCGTATGTTGATTATCGCCGTGCGCTTGCTGTCGCGCCTGATAATACCAGTGTTATTCAGGGAGCGGTAAGGTGTGCAAGAAAGTTAGGAATGAAAGATGATCTGTCTTTGTTGAACAAACGTTATGGAAACCTTTCTTTAGTTTTGCCTTCCGGTCATAGCCGTGTAATTATTATTCAGGAACAGGGTGTTGTAGATATGCTTAAGGGATGGCAGCAATTCGTCCCGGTTTTCCACGAGAGCAGACATGATGGTTTGTATTCTCTGGCTTTACCTTATTATCAGTCATATCATCATACAAAAGTACAGCCTGTATATCTAAACAAGCAGAATATATATGGAACATTGCTGGCAGACACGAATCTAATGGCCAGATATCACCTGAAGGAGATGCTTCCATCTGTGATATTTCGTCAGATATTGCGATTAGTCGCGAAAAATAGTCTGCGGCATGGACTGAGTCATGAAGACAGTAAAGGTGTTGTAAATTTCGTAATGAATGTCTGGAATGTTGCCACAGAACAACCAGATACACGAAGCTGGTTAACATTACCTGGTTCTGTTTTTAGTGCGACTAAGGTTGTTGCATCCGGGGAACAGAAAATTGTTGTTGGCCATCAGGCATATACTTTTAATGTGCCTGAGCAGGAGACGGCTTTAGTCTGGGTATCCCGGCAGGGCGATAATGCAGTTGTCTGGCATAAAGTATTAGGGAAACTATGA
- the ycfP gene encoding alpha/beta hydrolase YcfP, which translates to MIIYLHGFDSTSPGNHEKVLQLKFIDDDVRFINYSTLHPKHDMQHLLKEVDKAIQQSDDPSPVICGVGLGGYWSERIGFLCGIKQVIFNPNLHPEENMHGKIDRPEEYEDIATKCVTQFRTKNQGRCLVILSRNDEFLDNLKTMSELSDYYDIIWDDEQSHKFKKISHHLKAVNAFKCDQ; encoded by the coding sequence ATGATTATTTACTTACATGGTTTTGACTCTACCAGTCCGGGTAATCATGAAAAAGTCTTACAGCTGAAGTTTATTGACGATGATGTCCGGTTTATCAATTATAGTACGTTGCATCCCAAGCATGATATGCAACATTTGTTGAAAGAAGTTGATAAAGCTATTCAACAGAGCGACGATCCATCTCCGGTAATATGTGGGGTTGGACTTGGGGGATACTGGTCTGAACGGATCGGCTTTTTATGCGGAATCAAACAGGTCATTTTTAATCCGAATCTTCATCCCGAAGAAAATATGCATGGGAAGATTGATCGCCCTGAAGAGTATGAAGATATTGCGACCAAGTGTGTGACTCAGTTCCGGACTAAAAACCAAGGCCGTTGCCTGGTGATTTTGTCCAGAAATGATGAATTTCTTGATAACCTTAAAACCATGAGTGAGCTGTCCGATTACTACGACATCATTTGGGATGATGAGCAAAGCCATAAATTTAAGAAAATTTCTCATCATTTAAAAGCTGTGAATGCATTTAAATGCGATCAATGA
- the hinT gene encoding purine nucleoside phosphoramidase, which yields MAEETIFSKIIRKEIPADILYQDDLVTAFRDITPRAPSHILIIPNKLIPTINDVEESDELALGRLFTVARKLAEQENIAEDGYRLIVNCNSHGGQEVYHVHMHLLGGKPLGPLLMD from the coding sequence ATGGCTGAAGAAACTATATTCAGTAAGATCATTCGTAAAGAAATCCCTGCTGATATTCTCTATCAGGATGATTTGGTCACTGCATTCAGGGATATAACACCGAGAGCGCCAAGCCATATTCTGATTATTCCAAATAAACTGATTCCCACTATCAACGATGTTGAAGAGAGTGATGAATTAGCTTTAGGGCGCTTGTTTACAGTAGCCAGAAAACTGGCGGAGCAAGAAAATATTGCGGAGGATGGTTATCGATTGATTGTGAATTGTAATTCTCATGGTGGACAAGAAGTTTATCATGTTCATATGCACTTGTTGGGTGGTAAGCCGTTAGGACCTTTACTGATGGATTAG
- a CDS encoding peptidoglycan binding protein CsiV, translated as MKKLIPLLMLFIAMPGWAKRQFDIEVIIFKRVADTETTIESWPASLPPIAYKRTGSLNSQSYRAKKGVTLLPRSQYKLNAQEQRLNRHAGFHVLLHTAWRQGDQGQSYAPSFHIKAGRNFASLFQPDGSELKPSSVSPVEGVVETSIPKPLYELDGKLQVYVQHYLYADAIFDLKIPGIKEVSVQDTPADTDTDAENKSDTNIQLGHLQSINSVVTEEKYLKPYRLNQKRRMRSGETIYFDHPLMGIVLQVRKVTQ; from the coding sequence ATGAAAAAGCTGATCCCACTATTGATGCTCTTCATCGCAATGCCCGGCTGGGCTAAGAGACAATTTGACATCGAAGTGATCATTTTTAAACGTGTCGCAGATACTGAAACGACAATTGAATCCTGGCCGGCGAGTCTTCCTCCGATTGCTTATAAAAGAACCGGGAGTCTCAATTCACAGAGCTATCGTGCAAAGAAAGGCGTAACATTACTCCCGCGAAGTCAGTATAAACTGAATGCACAGGAACAAAGGCTGAACCGCCATGCCGGATTTCATGTTCTTCTTCATACAGCCTGGCGACAAGGAGATCAGGGACAATCTTACGCACCTTCATTCCACATAAAAGCCGGCAGAAATTTTGCTTCACTCTTCCAGCCAGATGGCAGTGAACTGAAGCCGTCTTCTGTTTCTCCGGTCGAAGGTGTGGTGGAAACTTCGATACCGAAGCCTTTATATGAACTGGATGGAAAACTACAGGTATATGTTCAGCATTATCTGTATGCCGATGCAATTTTTGACCTGAAAATACCGGGAATTAAAGAAGTCTCTGTTCAGGATACTCCTGCCGATACTGACACAGATGCAGAGAATAAAAGCGATACAAATATTCAGCTTGGACATCTTCAGTCTATCAATTCTGTTGTGACTGAAGAAAAGTATTTAAAACCATACAGACTGAATCAAAAAAGAAGAATGCGTAGCGGAGAAACTATCTATTTTGATCATCCATTGATGGGCATTGTCCTTCAGGTCAGAAAAGTCACGCAATGA
- the mfd gene encoding transcription-repair coupling factor translates to MTTPSILSVPGPRGSGDKKQIGNLPGSSLALAAAELAQQCNHHTLLVTADPQTALKLQQEAEAFFSQEIALFPDWETLPYDNFSPHQEIISERISRLYQLPNKKAGITITPVSTLLQKQSPREYLLQHTLMVRQGDQFSLEKLRHQLEQSGYRHVDQVFGPGEYASRGAILDLYPMGCEHPFRFDFFDDEIETIRTFDTETQRSLETIREICLLPAHEFPTSADAIEDFRTRWRQQFEARREPESVYMQVSKGTWPAGIEYWQPLFFEQTETLFDYLPDESQIIIIGDLEPAIDRFLADVNERYEQRKVDPLRPLLPPGELWLQKDHLFARLKQFPSIQLHQTAIEDKSGRTNALVDLLPDLRLQHQQKEPLSSLRRFSESFEGKIIFSVESEGRREALLELLHPVKLRPTKQSDFYQACHDENASMSLIVGNAENGFILQQPPVAVICESDLLGDRVIHRRKKDKRQTNSDAIIRNLAELKPGQPVVHIDHGIGRYLGLQTLEVGGIKTEYMTLEYQNEAKLYVPVASLNLISRYSGGAEDNAPIHKLGGEAWSKARRKAAEKVRDVAAELLDVYAKREIKPGFTFALDREQYATFKSGFPFEETDDQATAINAVLSDMCQNKAMDRLVCGDVGFGKTEVAMRAAFISTDNGKQVAVLVPTTLLAQQHFENFRDRFANHPIRVEVLSRFKTQKEQKQILKDVEEGKVDILVGTHKLLSSELQFKDLGLLIVDEEHRFGVRQKEKVKAMRADVDILTLTATPIPRTLNMAMSGMRDLSIIATPPARRLAVKTFIRQDENSVIREAVLREIMRGGQVYYLHNQVETIDKVAADLEKLIPEARITVAHGQMRERELEQIMNDFYHQRFNLLVCTTIIETGIDVPTANTIIIHRADTLGLAQLHQLRGRVGRSHHQAYAYLLTPPPKALTKDAVKRLEALASLEDLGAGFTLATHDLEIRGAGELLGEEQSGQIQSVGFTLYMEMLEQAVEALKSGKEPSLEDLLREQTEVEFRLPALLPDDYIPDINTRLSMYKQIASVTEESELSELKVELIDRFGKLPDAALNLLEITQFKLEAAKLSIKKIEAHQKGGYIDFHLNANIDPTCLVRLLQSQPRQFSMDGPTKLKFTLPLEERLQRLRFVQDMLKYFQENLLPQV, encoded by the coding sequence ATGACCACGCCATCCATACTATCGGTTCCCGGTCCCCGGGGATCCGGAGATAAAAAACAAATCGGGAATCTGCCCGGCTCCAGTCTTGCTCTTGCTGCTGCCGAACTGGCTCAGCAATGCAATCATCATACTCTGCTGGTCACCGCCGACCCTCAGACTGCATTAAAATTACAGCAAGAGGCTGAAGCTTTTTTTTCGCAGGAAATCGCACTGTTTCCAGACTGGGAAACACTGCCCTATGATAATTTTTCTCCTCATCAGGAAATCATTTCTGAACGTATATCCAGACTGTATCAGCTGCCAAATAAAAAAGCCGGAATTACCATTACGCCAGTGTCCACACTGCTCCAGAAACAGTCACCCAGAGAGTATCTCCTGCAACACACGCTGATGGTCAGGCAGGGGGATCAGTTTTCATTAGAAAAACTCCGTCATCAACTGGAACAATCCGGATACAGGCATGTCGATCAGGTCTTTGGACCGGGAGAATATGCAAGCCGGGGGGCGATTCTCGATTTATACCCGATGGGGTGTGAACATCCATTTCGCTTTGACTTTTTTGATGATGAAATCGAAACAATCCGTACATTTGATACCGAAACCCAGCGCTCCCTGGAAACAATCAGGGAAATCTGTTTATTACCAGCGCATGAGTTTCCGACATCAGCGGATGCGATTGAAGACTTCAGAACACGCTGGCGGCAACAGTTTGAAGCCCGCCGGGAGCCGGAGTCTGTTTATATGCAGGTTTCCAAAGGCACCTGGCCTGCAGGTATAGAATACTGGCAACCCCTGTTTTTTGAACAGACTGAAACTTTATTTGATTATCTTCCGGATGAAAGCCAGATTATCATTATTGGTGATCTGGAACCCGCGATTGATCGCTTTCTTGCTGACGTCAACGAACGATATGAACAGCGTAAAGTTGATCCATTACGCCCGCTCCTACCGCCCGGAGAGCTCTGGCTGCAAAAAGATCACCTGTTTGCCAGACTCAAACAATTTCCATCAATACAACTGCATCAAACCGCAATTGAGGATAAGTCAGGCAGAACCAATGCACTTGTGGATTTATTGCCGGATCTCAGGTTGCAGCACCAGCAAAAAGAGCCTCTCAGTTCTCTGCGTCGGTTTTCTGAAAGTTTTGAAGGCAAAATTATCTTTTCGGTTGAATCAGAAGGTCGCCGGGAAGCATTGCTTGAGCTGTTACACCCCGTAAAACTCCGGCCCACAAAACAATCAGACTTTTATCAGGCCTGCCATGATGAGAACGCATCCATGTCTCTCATCGTAGGCAATGCCGAGAACGGCTTTATTTTACAACAACCGCCGGTTGCTGTTATCTGCGAAAGTGACTTACTTGGTGATCGGGTCATTCACCGGCGGAAAAAAGATAAGCGCCAGACAAACAGTGACGCCATCATCCGTAATCTTGCGGAATTAAAACCAGGGCAACCCGTTGTTCATATCGATCATGGTATCGGCCGTTATCTGGGATTACAGACATTAGAAGTCGGTGGCATCAAAACCGAATATATGACCTTAGAGTATCAGAATGAAGCCAAACTTTATGTTCCGGTCGCATCGCTCAATCTGATCAGTCGTTATTCAGGCGGTGCCGAAGACAATGCCCCGATCCATAAACTGGGCGGTGAGGCCTGGTCAAAAGCCCGACGGAAAGCGGCGGAAAAAGTCCGGGATGTCGCGGCTGAACTGCTGGATGTTTATGCCAAACGGGAGATCAAACCCGGTTTCACTTTCGCCCTTGATCGGGAGCAATATGCAACATTCAAGTCTGGATTCCCTTTTGAAGAAACCGATGATCAGGCTACGGCCATCAATGCTGTTCTTTCTGATATGTGTCAAAACAAAGCCATGGATCGCCTTGTCTGTGGTGATGTTGGTTTCGGAAAAACAGAAGTGGCTATGCGGGCTGCTTTCATCAGTACCGACAACGGAAAGCAGGTTGCGGTCCTTGTTCCGACGACTTTATTAGCACAGCAGCATTTTGAAAACTTTCGGGACAGATTTGCAAATCATCCTATCCGGGTTGAAGTGCTCTCCAGATTCAAAACACAAAAAGAGCAAAAACAAATCTTAAAAGATGTTGAGGAAGGCAAAGTCGATATTCTGGTCGGTACACATAAGTTACTTTCCAGTGAACTTCAATTTAAAGATCTCGGACTACTCATCGTCGATGAAGAGCATCGTTTTGGTGTGCGCCAGAAAGAAAAAGTCAAAGCAATGCGGGCAGATGTAGACATTCTGACGCTGACGGCGACTCCGATTCCCCGCACACTCAATATGGCAATGAGCGGCATGCGGGATCTCTCAATCATCGCAACTCCGCCGGCAAGACGACTGGCAGTCAAAACATTCATCAGACAAGATGAAAACAGTGTCATCCGGGAAGCAGTTTTACGTGAAATCATGCGGGGCGGCCAGGTTTACTATCTTCATAATCAGGTTGAAACTATTGATAAAGTTGCTGCTGATTTAGAAAAACTGATTCCTGAAGCCCGTATTACAGTCGCTCACGGACAAATGCGTGAGCGGGAACTGGAACAGATTATGAACGACTTTTACCATCAGCGTTTTAATCTGTTAGTTTGTACCACGATCATCGAAACCGGCATTGATGTCCCGACAGCAAACACAATCATCATCCACAGAGCTGATACCCTTGGTTTGGCCCAGCTCCATCAGCTCCGAGGCCGGGTCGGACGTTCACATCATCAGGCGTATGCTTATCTTCTGACACCACCACCAAAAGCATTAACAAAAGATGCGGTTAAACGGTTAGAAGCGTTGGCATCACTGGAAGATCTTGGTGCCGGGTTTACTCTGGCAACCCATGATCTTGAAATCAGAGGTGCAGGTGAATTATTGGGAGAAGAACAAAGTGGTCAAATCCAGTCTGTCGGATTTACGCTTTATATGGAAATGCTTGAACAGGCTGTCGAAGCATTAAAGTCAGGCAAAGAACCTTCTCTTGAAGACTTGTTAAGGGAACAGACTGAAGTTGAATTCCGGCTCCCGGCTCTGCTGCCCGATGACTACATCCCGGATATTAATACCCGGTTATCGATGTATAAACAAATCGCCAGTGTGACTGAAGAAAGTGAACTGAGTGAGTTGAAAGTCGAGTTGATCGACCGGTTTGGAAAACTGCCGGATGCTGCATTAAATTTACTGGAAATCACTCAATTTAAGCTGGAAGCAGCAAAACTGAGTATTAAAAAGATTGAGGCCCATCAAAAAGGCGGATATATAGATTTTCATCTTAATGCTAATATTGACCCAACGTGTTTAGTCCGGCTTTTGCAGTCTCAACCCAGACAATTCAGTATGGATGGCCCGACAAAGTTAAAATTTACCCTGCCTCTGGAAGAGCGATTACAGCGTCTCCGGTTTGTTCAGGATATGTTGAAATATTTTCAAGAAAATCTGTTGCCCCAAGTATAA